In the genome of Xylocopa sonorina isolate GNS202 unplaced genomic scaffold, iyXylSono1_principal scaffold0024, whole genome shotgun sequence, the window GAAGGGCATCGCTTTCCGCTTGCGGCCACAGCCTTACTCCGAGATTTCTATGTAGACGACGCATTAACCGGAGCTCCAACTCTAGAGGAAGCACTAAAGGTACGCAAGGAATTGACCGAATTATTGAACTCATCGGGATTAAATATTCGACAATGGGCAGCCAACGACAAGACCTTACTGGATGGATTGCCAGAACAATCCATCAACAAACGACTGCATCTCGGAGAATCATCGACGTTAAAAACTCTAGGAATCGTCTGGAACTCTTCTGCCGACACCATCTCCTACGAGGTCCAACCGCGACCCAATACTTCAAGAGTCACCAAACGATTCATCACGTCAGAAATCGCTAAAATTTACGACCCATTGGGACTCTTGGGACCAGTTATAATTCTCGCCAAAATGTTGTTGCAAAAGATTTGGACGATTAAGATtgactgggacgaatcgctcccCATGGATCTTCACACGGAATGGAACCAGTATTACAAACAACTTCCGTTACTCAATAAACTCGTTTTCCAGCGGCGGACAGTCGCGTGGTCACCAACGACCGTAGAAATACACGGATTCTGCGACGCAAGCGAAAAGGCTTATGGAGCATGCCTCTACGTGCGCACGATAGACGAGTACGGTTACATACATGTGCAGCTTCTCGCGGCAAAATCAAGGGTGGCACCGTTAAAGACACAATCTATACCACGACTTGAATTGTGTGGAGCTCTACTTTTAACATCCTTACTGACAACGACGAAAGAGGCACTGCATATTAAAATTCATCGTACCTTCATGTGGACAGATTCTACGATCGTATTACATTGGATACGAACCTCTCCGCATCTTCTCAAAACATTTGTCGCCAATAGAGTATCCGAGATCCAGTCTAGAACGGATACTGCTGACTGGAGACATATCTCAACCTCCGAAAACCCAGCGGATCTGATTTCACGAGGACAACAACCGCAAGAATTCATTCAACCATCTATTTGGCAATTTGGACCAACATGGTTGAGTCGAGAAGAATCCTCGTGGCCAAAGGAACAACTCGAACCTTGCGTTATCATACCGGAACAAAAGACAGCAACCTGTCTGAATCTCTCCACGATCGACGCCAATATCCTCGACAAATTTTCCTCTTGGCACAAGATGCAACGCGTCGCTGCACGCTGCCTTCGGTGGAAAAGGAACAATCAGGAAAAGGGGGGCCTCACGGCGGACGAACTCGCCAGAGCCCACGACGCACTCATCAAGCTCCTCCAACGAACTCATTTCACAACGGAATTACACAAACTAAAAAATAATCAGCGAGACGTGGGAGGTAAATTCCAACGTTTGGCCATTTTTCTCGACAAGGATGGGATTCTCCGAGTCGGGGGCCGATTAAGACATTCGCCGATACCATTTTCGCAACGACACCCCATACTTCTTCCCAAGGCACACGTAACCACCTTGATTATTCAAGCTGAACATCACACTCATTTACACGCCGGTGTCCAGAACACGTTGTATGCCGTGAGGCGCCGGTATTGGCCGATCGACGGGCGAAGCCAGGTATGGAAGGCCTTAAGGAACTGCATCCCTTGTATTCGAGCACGACCACCAGCAGTGAACTACACTATGGGAGATCTACCCGAAGCCAGAGTCACGGAATCACGGCCCTTTACGCACGTCGGCATCGACTATTGCGGTCCGTTCTTTATTAAAGAGCGGAAACATCGAAGCCGCAATCAACACAAGGCTTATGTCGCGGTCTTCGTATGTCTCGCGGTTAAAGCCGTTCACTTGGAGCTGGTGAGTGATCTCACAAGTGAAGGCTTCATCGCCGCACTTAAACGATTTATCGCGCGACGGGGACTATGCAAAGCAATATACTCCGACAACGGAAGGAATTTCGTCGGGGCAGATAACGAGTTGCAAGAACTTATCAAATCCAACGATTACAACCAGCAGCTGGGaaattttctagaaaatagagcAATCAAATGGAACTTTATTCCTCCACGCACTCCGCATTTCGGAGGCTTATGGGAAGCTGCAGTGAAATCGTTCAAGCACCATTTAACACGCGTCGCGGGTACTGAGCCGTTCACATTCGAAAACTTTAACACATTAATAATAGAAATTGAGGCGGTTCTCAATTCCCGCCCACTAACACCTATCTCATCAGACCCTAATGATCTGATCGTTTTAACTCCTGGACATTTCCTCATTGGCGAATCACTTACGAGCTTACGAGAGCGGAATTTCGTGGATGTTCCCACGAATCGTTTGTCAGCGTGGCAACATATACAAAAATTGAAACAACATTTTTGGAAACGCTGGCACCTCGAGTACCTAAACGAGCTAACCAAACGAAGCAAATGGAAGAACGGGACCCACTCAATCAAGGAGGGTACTATCGTGCTCCTCAGGGAAGATAACGTTCCTCCGATGCAGTGGATCTTGGGCAGGGTGCTCAAGGCTCATCCCGGTTCCGACGGTGTTGTTCGCGTTGTGACGGTCAAAACTGCCACGAGTGTGCTCAATCGGAGTGTGAAGGGACTCGCACCTCTATTATATCAACCAGGCGAGGAGGATGACCTGGCGACATCAGTCTCCACCAGGGAAGCCTGTTAATCTTGACCATTTAATGTATCTCAAAGAACGCCGTTCGGTGAGTACTTAGCACCATTTCTATCATCACTACCTAACTCATACTGGACACCAAGATAATCAAGCTTGACGTACCACATACGTCTGATATCTATAACTTAATTGATCGGAGTCCTCTCAACGGGGGGAGGATGTTCCGTGGCACACCCACGGGTCTTAGGCTATTTTCCAGACCCCTCTTCTCTGGCCCATCAGTTCCGTCTGTCATGCATGTTTCCAATCTGCCATTGTCAACCACGGGCATAAATTCTACCCAAGAGTTCGGCAGGGACCTCAGTCCCCATCTGGAAATATCCAGCTAGCGTTCTGGCATCTACGAACCTCAATGACTACCTTCGAAAGGCAGTTCATTTATGCTAACATTCATTGTCTGACTTTGAATTTATGGCCGCAACAGACGAAGGCCCACTTAGTCCGCATTCGGACTATAAACAGAAACTCCAAACTCCGAAGAAACCAGACCGCGCCCCTTGACAATGTCATTTTGTCGACACATGCCTGACAGGACGTGGAATTCATGGCCACTTTCTCCGTCTTGGAGCACACCTCCCAAAAGACCACGGACATTCCTTATAGGTTACTGTCCGCAATAGCCACCCCCTAACAGGACTCACATAGTCCAATTAGAAGAAAGATCTTCCCTCTCCAAGATTAGAAGCTTGCGAGATTTTCCAAATGAAATCAGTTGAACTTCAGCATCGCGCCTGAACGTTCATCTTCGAACCGAACCTTCCTTCAAACGAACCATCCACCAACTTATCATTAGCGATCGGCAGAAAACCTAGTCGAGGAGGAAAGCACTATCCAGGAGTCGGGCTCTTTCAGCTTGATTGTCTTGCTACAGCACACAATCCCTGAAAACCCACCCCAAAACCAGAATTGATCCCCACAGTGGACAATCTCTGGGTCAGCGTTAGTCTCTCGAATACGGCCGTCTGACATTATCGCCATGCCGTGAGAGCAGGAGTTACTCCTCACGAGACGTGTGGCAAGTACGGTCGGAAGCCCTGCCTTCACCACCAACGACCTGAGCCCCTCAGCCGCGCCAAAGAGCACCGCTTGCAGTGGACCGGCTAGAATTTTCATCCAATCGCTTATTTACACATCGGTCTCAACAGTCGGAGGCgccgagcagagccttacaacctctgttggccagtttacctggtcgctgttgaacctcaataaaacaccagttactaccatctatccatcatcaggttcaggcctgaaaccctcataacactcctatctccgtaaaaagacgtaggagcgcccgtgacaaaacagtcggaggcaccgagcagagccttacaacctctgctgGCCAGTCCTCTGGCCGCTGTTGAATCACGAGCTTCGCGTATCGACTAACGCGAAAcacaaactgtcgtcaatgtacgaattttaactctcggtgggcacttttttcttcaaattattgtcaatattcaaattctatgtcttggtccaattctttatctcaaacaatagtcaataaacgaattttaatactaggttggaatttttttcttcaaaatatcgcctatgtacgaaatttaactctaggtgggaatttttaggttaagctatcgtcaatgtacgaatattaactctcggtgggaatttttttcttcaaactactgtcaatattcaaattttaactattggttgaaatcattttgtcaaacagtcgtcaatatacgaattttaatactaggttggaattcttttcttcaaacaatcgcccatatacgaaatttaactcgcggtgggaattttctggtcaagctacagtcaatgtacgagttttaactctcggtgggcacttttttcttcaaactaccgtcaatatccagattttaactattggttgaaatctttttgtcaaacagtcgtcaatacacgatgtttaatactaggttggaatttttttctttaaactatcgtatatacgaaatttaactcttcataggaattttttggtcaaactatcgtcaatgtacgaattttaactctcggtgggcacttttttcttcaaactactgtcaatattcaaattttaactattggttgatatctttatgtcaaacaatcgtcaataaacgaattttaatactaggttggaattttttttcttcaaactatcgcctatatacgaaatttaactctcggtggcaattttctggtcaaactatcgtcaatgtacgaaatttaactctaggtggcaattttctggtcaagctaccgtcaatgtacgaattttaactctcggtgggcacttttttcttcaaattattgtcaatattcaaattttaagtcttggtccaaatctttatctcaaacaatcgtcaataaacgaattttaatactatgttggaattttttttcttcaaactatcgcctatatacgaaatttaactctcggtggcaattttctggtcaaactatcgtcaatgtacgaattttaactctcggtgggcacttttttcttcaaactactgtcaatattcaaattttaactattggttgaaatctttatgtcaaacaatcgtcaataaacgaattttaatactaggttggaattcttttcttcaaacaatcgcccatatacgaaatttaactctcgctgcgaattttctggtcatgctaccgtcaatgtacgaattttaactctcggtgggcacttttttcttcaaactactgtcaatattcaaattttaactattggttgaagtctttatgtcaaacaatcgtcaatataggaattttaatactaggttggaatttttttcttcaaaataacgcctatgtacgaaatttaactctcggtaggaattttttggtcaagctaccgtcaatgtacgaattttaactctcggtggacacttttttctgcaaactactgtcaatattccaattttaactattggttgaaatcttcttgtcaaacaatcgtcaatataggaattttaatactaggttggaatttttttcttcaaactatcgaatatacgaaatttaactctcggtaggaattttttggtcaaactaccgtcaatgtacgaattttaacactcggtgggcacttttttcttcaaactactgtcaatattgaaattttaactattggttgaaatctttatgtcaaacaatcgtcaatatagcaattttaatactaggttggaatttttttcttcaaactatcgaatatacgaaatttaactctcggtaggaattttttggtcaagctaccgtcaatgtacgaattttaacactcggtgggcacttttttcttcaaactactgtcagtattcaaattttaactattggttga includes:
- the LOC143432075 gene encoding uncharacterized protein LOC143432075, which codes for MTINTWSPQLPESAQVHILDKDLQPVNCRTLVDTGATTNFITEDLVKRLGIPTKGCHVPVGALNQLSTVARHTATATIRSKFNSYERTLTFLTIPKISSLIPDQPIDRSLINIPKNIKLADPEFHRPAPIDILLGSGTTLSLITVGQINLSTPTEPNLYLQKTMFGWVIGGSAPTTSPIHDISCHTTNALQFDLTRFWEVEEGPQVRHLSKSDHLCETHFKEHVTRNAEGRYIVALPFNDKQARLGESKVRALRRLESLERKLQRNPTLKQEYHAVIQEYLQLGHMTQISQNEEEHNGYYLPHHGVTKVTSETTKLRVVFDGSAETSTGVSLNDALHTGPKIQDDLLYILLRFRIHQYVITGDIEKMYRQFLIRKEDRKYQRILWRDDTGRVQTYELQTVTFGLSAAPYLAIRCLTQLAQDEGHRFPLAATALLRDFYVDDALTGAPTLEEALKVRKELTELLNSSGLNIRQWAANDKTLLDGLPEQSINKRLHLGESSTLKTLGIVWNSSADTISYEVQPRPNTSRVTKRFITSEIAKIYDPLGLLGPVIILAKMLLQKIWTIKIDWDESLPMDLHTEWNQYYKQLPLLNKLVFQRRTVAWSPTTVEIHGFCDASEKAYGACLYVRTIDEYGYIHVQLLAAKSRVAPLKTQSIPRLELCGALLLTSLLTTTKEALHIKIHRTFMWTDSTIVLHWIRTSPHLLKTFVANRVSEIQSRTDTADWRHISTSENPADLISRGQQPQEFIQPSIWQFGPTWLSREESSWPKEQLEPCVIIPEQKTATCLNLSTIDANILDKFSSWHKMQRVAARCLRWKRNNQEKGGLTADELARAHDALIKLLQRTHFTTELHKLKNNQRDVGGKFQRLAIFLDKDGILRVGGRLRHSPIPFSQRHPILLPKAHVTTLIIQAEHHTHLHAGVQNTLYAVRRRYWPIDGRSQVWKALRNCIPCIRARPPAVNYTMGDLPEARVTESRPFTHVGIDYCGPFFIKERKHRSRNQHKAYVAVFVCLAVKAVHLELVSDLTSEGFIAALKRFIARRGLCKAIYSDNGRNFVGADNELQELIKSNDYNQQLGNFLENRAIKWNFIPPRTPHFGGLWEAAVKSFKHHLTRVAGTEPFTFENFNTLIIEIEAVLNSRPLTPISSDPNDLIVLTPGHFLIGESLTSLRERNFVDVPTNRLSAWQHIQKLKQHFWKRWHLEYLNELTKRSKWKNGTHSIKEGTIVLLREDNVPPMQWILGRVLKAHPGSDGVVRVVTVKTATSVLNRSVKGLAPLLYQPGEEDDLATSVSTREAC